A window of Victivallis lenta genomic DNA:
TCCAAATGGAGCATCAAGCCAATCCCCCTCTCCCATAACCCAACGCACAAAAATCGAAAATCCTTCCCTATCTTTAAAATTAGAATATAAACTTGCCAATTTTATTTTAAGCTCTGTAATCTTCATAGCAGTATACCAATCACTCATAGAACATCCTAAAAAGTCTCTTTCATTCACCGGATTATTTCCTACCATCGCATAGAGGTTCACGCCGCCTTCTTCTTCGATGGGGTCGCGGCTGATCCATCTGCCGAGTTCGGGGCTGTAGTAGCGGTAGTTGTAATAGACGAGACCGGTTTCGTCGTCGTGATACTCGCTGCTGAAGCGGAACGGATTGATTTCCGCCAGCGAACCGGTCGAGGAGAGGAGCCGACCGAACGGGTCGTAGACGTATTCCGCGGCTTTCGTTCCCGCCGCGTCAATCAGCGACATCACGTTCTTGTTGCCATCCGTGACATAGTAGTAGGTCTCGCCGTCATACGTCATCGAGAACGGCGTGTCAAGCCCGGTCGATTCCGGGTGCCACGCGAAAGCCATGGTCACCGCATCGCTGTTCAGCGCGTCCAGCACCTGAATCAGCTTGTAGCCGTCATAGACGAATTTCTCGTGTTTCGTCAACACGTTCGCGGAGTAGACCTTCTTCTCAAAACGGCGCCCCATGTAGT
This region includes:
- a CDS encoding RHS repeat domain-containing protein; translation: MKATTTLVSDARPCEYDRSRTYGWNGENRLISAENGDTRLEFNYDYMGRRFEKKVYSANVLTKHEKFVYDGYKLIQVLDALNSDAVTMAFAWHPESTGLDTPFSMTYDGETYYYVTDGNKNVMSLIDAAGTKAAEYVYDPFGRLLSSTGSLAEINPFRFSSEYHDDETGLVYYNYRYYSPELGRWISRDPIEEEGGVNLYAMVGNNPVNERDFLGCSMSDWYTAMKITELKIKLASLYSNFKDREGFSIFVRWVMGEGDWLDAPFGDYLKKNVDLQVKTRDLIISKIKAIDKLFLVGSYMRLDETDAIVLSDNGYSTGYELLHGTNWTVGGYRWFGQIYRRSQICFDGDLQYIWNDIIDPNFGYGKDFLSIPLRVYFGFRPRNYKIRIKFSGKFQLIYNSHLESWSFTGGFPAFQRGG